The Streptomyces sp. HUAS CB01 genome has a segment encoding these proteins:
- a CDS encoding Rossmann-like domain-containing protein produces the protein MPHPQPQTVAELTDAVLSGAYGPDPEDLAVTSAFWLYHTTRLAGSEVTYHNHYLVLRVGHSFGACSFEAGELAPDFCENASGHTLDTLLRHDATPVRVAALDAYLSRARPHREADGAEPVALPGGTPEARARARDASIAGLLDIEPGTKVALIGVVNPLVAAIRERGGVCLPCDLNLRTTQWGEQVADDMTEVLREADAVVATGMTLSNGTFDLILEHCREQGVPLVVYAQTGSAVARAFLSGGVTALNAEPFPFSQFSADPTLMYRYRAGVPARERVDGS, from the coding sequence ATGCCACACCCCCAACCGCAGACGGTCGCCGAACTGACCGACGCCGTGCTGTCGGGCGCCTACGGCCCCGACCCCGAGGACCTGGCCGTCACCAGCGCGTTCTGGCTCTACCACACCACCCGGCTCGCCGGGAGCGAGGTGACCTACCACAACCACTACCTCGTGCTCCGGGTCGGACACTCCTTCGGCGCCTGCTCCTTCGAGGCCGGTGAACTCGCCCCCGACTTCTGCGAGAACGCCTCCGGCCACACCCTCGACACACTGCTGCGGCACGACGCGACGCCGGTCCGCGTCGCCGCCCTGGACGCGTACCTCTCCCGGGCGCGGCCGCACCGGGAGGCGGACGGGGCCGAGCCGGTCGCGCTGCCGGGCGGAACGCCGGAGGCCCGTGCCCGCGCCCGTGACGCGTCCATCGCCGGTCTCCTCGACATCGAGCCGGGGACGAAGGTCGCGCTCATCGGTGTGGTCAATCCGCTGGTGGCGGCGATACGCGAGCGGGGCGGCGTCTGTCTGCCCTGTGATCTGAACCTTCGCACCACGCAGTGGGGCGAGCAGGTCGCCGACGACATGACCGAGGTGCTCAGGGAAGCCGACGCCGTCGTGGCCACCGGAATGACCCTCAGCAACGGCACGTTCGACCTCATCCTCGAGCACTGCCGGGAACAGGGCGTTCCACTGGTCGTCTACGCGCAGACCGGCAGCGCGGTCGCCCGTGCGTTCCTGTCCGGCGGAGTCACCGCCCTGAACGCCGAACCCTTCCCCTTCTCGCAGTTCAGCGCCGATCCGACGCTCATGTACCGCTACCGCGCCGGCGTGCCGGCGCGCGAGAGGGTGGACGGATCGTGA
- a CDS encoding pyridoxal-phosphate dependent enzyme → MYAHIAEAVKRPDLISLQPDLVCLRFETMKIYSALGAVRHLLESGTVQPGDTLVDSSSGIYAQALALACHRYGMKCHIVGSTTVDRTLRAQLEILGVTLEQVRPSQDLRLDQELRVRRIAEILKENPSYHWMRQYHDGIHYHGYRDVADTIAREVPDGPLALVGGVGSGASTGAIATYLRDAGRDVALVGVQPFGSVTFGSEQVPDPDMIIAGIGSAIEFRNVRHELYDRIHWVNFDCALSGAVELLRSSGIFAGLSTGAAYLATRWERARDASRTYVFIAADTGHRYVESAYARHAEAEPVDALKPHEIASLDELRLPWSTTSWSGGHRSAGPRPAGKSVNRAGG, encoded by the coding sequence ATGTACGCGCACATAGCAGAAGCGGTCAAGAGACCCGATCTCATATCCCTGCAGCCGGACCTGGTCTGTCTGCGGTTCGAGACGATGAAGATCTACTCGGCACTGGGGGCGGTCCGCCACCTCCTGGAGTCGGGCACCGTCCAACCCGGCGACACGCTCGTCGACAGCTCGAGCGGGATCTACGCGCAGGCCCTGGCACTGGCCTGTCACCGCTACGGAATGAAGTGCCACATCGTGGGCTCCACGACCGTCGACCGCACGCTCCGCGCCCAGCTGGAGATCCTCGGCGTCACGCTGGAGCAGGTCCGGCCGTCGCAGGACCTGCGCCTCGACCAGGAGCTCCGCGTACGGCGCATCGCCGAGATCCTGAAGGAGAACCCCTCGTACCACTGGATGCGGCAGTACCACGACGGCATCCACTACCACGGCTACCGCGACGTGGCCGACACCATCGCCCGGGAGGTGCCCGACGGCCCCCTGGCGCTGGTGGGCGGCGTGGGCTCGGGAGCCTCCACCGGCGCCATCGCCACCTATCTGCGCGACGCCGGCCGCGACGTGGCGCTCGTCGGTGTACAGCCCTTCGGCAGTGTCACCTTCGGATCGGAGCAGGTGCCGGATCCCGACATGATCATCGCGGGGATCGGCAGCGCCATCGAGTTCCGGAACGTCCGGCACGAGCTCTACGACAGGATCCACTGGGTCAACTTCGACTGCGCGCTGTCCGGCGCGGTCGAACTCCTCCGGAGCAGCGGCATCTTCGCGGGTCTGTCGACCGGCGCCGCCTATCTGGCCACCCGGTGGGAACGCGCTCGGGACGCCTCCCGCACCTACGTCTTCATCGCGGCCGACACGGGCCACCGCTACGTCGAGAGCGCCTACGCCCGGCACGCGGAGGCCGAACCCGTCGACGCCCTGAAACCGCACGAGATCGCCTCGCTCGACGAGCTGAGACTCCCCTGGTCGACCACCTCCTGGTCCGGCGGCCACCGCAGCGCGGGGCCGAGGCCCGCCGGCAAGTCCGTCAACCGCGCCGGCGGTTGA
- a CDS encoding GHMP family kinase ATP-binding protein translates to MKSSQKAAPRRGLPAGAPAGTGVGTAFGTFGELLQGVLPEENGDFLVTLPVARWTRAAFRPDPGMDELMVRPHRKQKALRLARMIVGEAPQPTGGVLTLNSVIPEGKGLASSSADLVATARAVGQALGLAMPASRIERLLARIEPTDGVLYPGIVAFHHRSVRLRAVLGSLPAMTVVGVDEGGAVDTVDFNRIPKPFTVADRHEYARLLDRLADAIRSRDLTEVGRIATRSALMNQPLRHKWSLDRMREICREVGGLGIAVGHSGTTLGVLLDATDPACPHRATAAAQACTELTGGVAVYRTLSFPNTLRTDPGLRVRV, encoded by the coding sequence GTGAAGTCGTCCCAGAAGGCCGCGCCTCGACGCGGGCTGCCGGCGGGGGCACCGGCGGGAACGGGGGTGGGTACCGCCTTCGGGACCTTCGGTGAACTGCTCCAGGGCGTACTGCCGGAGGAGAACGGGGACTTCCTCGTCACCCTGCCCGTCGCCAGGTGGACGAGGGCGGCCTTCCGGCCGGACCCCGGCATGGACGAGCTGATGGTCCGGCCGCACCGGAAGCAGAAGGCGCTCCGGCTGGCACGCATGATCGTCGGCGAGGCGCCGCAGCCGACCGGTGGGGTGCTGACCCTCAACAGCGTCATCCCGGAAGGCAAGGGGCTGGCCAGTTCCTCGGCCGACCTGGTCGCGACCGCGCGGGCGGTGGGGCAGGCGCTCGGCCTCGCGATGCCCGCCTCCCGGATCGAGCGCCTGCTGGCGCGTATCGAACCCACGGACGGCGTGCTCTACCCGGGCATCGTCGCCTTCCACCATCGCAGCGTTCGCCTGCGCGCGGTCCTGGGTTCCCTGCCGGCCATGACCGTGGTCGGCGTCGACGAGGGCGGGGCGGTCGACACGGTCGACTTCAACCGCATCCCCAAGCCGTTCACCGTGGCCGACCGGCACGAGTACGCGCGCCTGCTGGACCGGCTCGCCGACGCCATACGGTCCCGCGACCTCACGGAGGTGGGCAGGATCGCGACGCGCAGCGCGCTGATGAACCAACCCCTCCGGCACAAATGGTCCTTGGACCGCATGCGGGAGATCTGCCGCGAGGTCGGCGGGCTGGGCATCGCCGTCGGCCACAGCGGCACGACCCTGGGAGTGCTGCTGGACGCCACGGACCCCGCATGCCCGCACCGCGCCACCGCGGCGGCACAGGCGTGCACGGAACTGACGGGAGGCGTGGCGGTCTACCGCACGCTCAGCTTCCCGAACACCCTGCGAACGGATCCGGGCCTGCGCGTACGGGTGTGA
- a CDS encoding MFS transporter, producing the protein MAASATAPPEPSNLRRIVAASLIGTTIEWYDFFLYGSAAALVFNKLFFPESDPLVGTLLSFLTYAVGFAARPLGALVFGHYGDRLGRKKLLVLSLLLMGGATFAIGLLPTHATIGSAAPVLLTVLRLVQGFALGGEWGGAVLLVSEHGDARRRGFWASWPQTGAPAGQLLATGVLSALTALLSESAFTSWGWRIPFLLSGVLVIVGLWIRLSVDESPVFKAALAQAEQRKAATDQVEKMPLVAVLRHHWRDVLIAMGARMAENISYYVITAFILVYATTSTGLSKQTALNAVLIASAVHFAVIPLWGALSDRIGRRPVYLIGAVGVGAWMFPFFALIDSKSFGSLLLAVTVGLVLHGAMYAPQAAFFSEMFATRVRYSGASIGAQFSSVAAGAPAPLIATALLADYGSSTPISLYVIAAALLTVVAVACARETRDRDLASVEAGGQGADAVPGARESSAADAPASA; encoded by the coding sequence ATGGCCGCCTCGGCAACCGCTCCACCCGAGCCCTCGAACCTGCGCCGCATCGTCGCGGCGAGCCTCATCGGCACGACCATCGAGTGGTACGACTTCTTCCTCTACGGATCAGCCGCGGCGCTGGTCTTCAACAAGCTGTTCTTCCCCGAGTCCGATCCGCTCGTGGGAACCCTGCTGTCGTTCCTGACGTACGCGGTCGGGTTCGCCGCGCGGCCGCTCGGGGCGCTGGTGTTCGGGCACTACGGGGACCGACTGGGGCGCAAGAAGCTGCTGGTGCTGAGTCTCCTGCTGATGGGCGGCGCGACGTTCGCGATCGGTCTGCTGCCGACGCACGCCACCATCGGGAGCGCCGCCCCCGTGCTGCTCACGGTCCTGCGGCTGGTCCAGGGATTCGCCCTCGGTGGTGAGTGGGGCGGCGCCGTCCTGCTCGTGTCGGAGCACGGAGACGCGCGCCGGCGCGGCTTCTGGGCCTCCTGGCCGCAGACCGGGGCGCCGGCCGGGCAGTTGCTCGCCACCGGTGTGCTGTCGGCGCTGACCGCCCTCCTGTCGGAGAGCGCCTTCACGTCATGGGGCTGGCGCATACCGTTCCTGCTGTCCGGTGTGCTGGTCATCGTCGGCCTCTGGATCCGCCTCTCCGTCGACGAGTCGCCGGTGTTCAAGGCCGCGCTGGCGCAGGCCGAGCAGCGCAAGGCCGCGACCGACCAGGTGGAGAAGATGCCCCTCGTCGCGGTGCTGCGGCACCACTGGCGGGACGTCCTGATCGCCATGGGCGCCCGGATGGCGGAGAACATCAGCTACTACGTGATCACCGCCTTCATCCTCGTCTACGCGACCACCTCGACGGGGCTGAGCAAGCAGACCGCGCTGAACGCCGTACTCATCGCGTCGGCCGTGCACTTCGCGGTGATCCCGCTCTGGGGTGCGCTGTCGGACCGGATCGGACGGCGTCCCGTGTATCTGATCGGTGCGGTCGGCGTGGGCGCGTGGATGTTCCCCTTCTTCGCGCTCATCGACTCCAAGTCGTTCGGCAGTCTGCTGCTCGCCGTGACCGTCGGCCTCGTACTGCACGGCGCGATGTACGCACCGCAGGCGGCCTTCTTCTCGGAGATGTTCGCGACGCGCGTGCGGTACTCGGGGGCTTCCATCGGTGCCCAGTTCTCCTCGGTGGCCGCCGGTGCGCCCGCGCCGCTGATCGCCACCGCGCTGCTCGCCGACTACGGCAGCTCCACGCCGATCTCGCTGTACGTCATCGCCGCCGCGCTGCTCACGGTCGTGGCCGTGGCGTGCGCCCGGGAGACCCGCGACCGCGACCTGGCCTCGGTCGAGGCGGGCGGCCAGGGCGCCGACGCCGTCCCGGGCGCCCGGGAATCGAGCGCCGCGGACGCTCCTGCGTCCGCCTGA
- a CDS encoding helix-turn-helix domain-containing protein: MSHDQASYLELLARGAPAEAYDRPALLARAGGAGPETLSALEHAKQLALRVRAELEGRRRREAELSALFETAHDLAGLRDLDAVLRAIVQRARSLLGTEVAYLSLNDPAAGDTYMRVTEGSVSARFQQLRLGMGEGLGGLVAQTARPYVTDSYFDDERFQHTRAIDSGVRDEGLVAILGVPLMLGSQVIGVLFAADRRARVFEREQVALLGSFAAHAAVAIDTANLLAETRSALAELERANAIIRDHSAVIERASEVHDRLTELVLHGGGVHDVAGAVSEVLDGTVEFAEPDAPSLTGVELTGADGHAVRHAEDWVVAVSAGGELLGALVLRGHPALDPVDRRTLERAAMVTSLLLLARRSAGEAEQRVRGELLDDLLDAPGRDPRLLRERAARLRADLDAPHVVLAARIDAPPGTGGSDRATADRQRLWSAASHLAATRHGLAATRDGGTVLLLPLGPGDSAPELARQTAKHLGSTLREPVTVGASAPVEAPAGAPGSVPAAYAEARRCVEALRLLGRSGEGAAAPDLGFLGLLLADTGDIEGFVHRTIGTVADYDERRGTDLVRTLDAYFASGMSPARTKDELHVHVNTVAQRLERIGRLLGEDWQSPARALEIQLALRLHAISGAVAR, from the coding sequence ATGTCCCACGATCAGGCCTCCTACCTGGAGCTCCTCGCACGCGGCGCGCCCGCCGAGGCGTACGACCGGCCCGCACTGCTCGCCCGTGCGGGCGGCGCCGGTCCCGAGACGCTCTCGGCCCTGGAGCACGCCAAGCAGCTCGCCCTGCGTGTGCGCGCCGAACTCGAAGGCAGACGCCGCCGAGAGGCGGAGCTGTCCGCGCTCTTCGAGACCGCGCACGACCTGGCCGGGCTGCGGGACCTCGACGCGGTGCTGCGCGCCATCGTGCAGCGCGCCCGGTCCCTCCTCGGCACGGAGGTCGCCTATCTCAGCCTCAACGACCCGGCGGCCGGGGACACCTACATGCGGGTCACCGAGGGCTCGGTCTCGGCACGTTTCCAGCAGCTCCGGCTCGGCATGGGGGAGGGGCTCGGCGGACTCGTCGCCCAGACCGCCCGGCCGTACGTGACCGACAGCTACTTCGACGACGAGCGCTTCCAGCACACCCGCGCCATCGACTCGGGCGTCCGCGACGAGGGGCTCGTCGCGATCCTCGGCGTCCCGCTGATGCTGGGCAGCCAGGTCATCGGTGTGCTCTTCGCCGCCGACCGGCGCGCCCGCGTCTTCGAGCGGGAGCAGGTCGCGCTCCTCGGCTCCTTCGCCGCCCACGCCGCGGTCGCCATCGACACCGCGAACCTGCTGGCCGAGACGCGGAGCGCGCTGGCGGAGCTGGAGCGGGCCAACGCGATCATCCGCGACCACAGCGCCGTGATCGAGCGGGCCTCCGAGGTCCACGACCGGCTCACCGAACTGGTCCTGCACGGCGGCGGGGTCCACGACGTTGCCGGAGCCGTGTCCGAAGTGCTCGACGGGACAGTGGAGTTCGCCGAACCGGACGCGCCCTCCCTGACCGGCGTCGAGCTCACCGGCGCCGACGGCCACGCCGTGCGGCACGCGGAGGACTGGGTCGTCGCCGTCTCCGCGGGCGGGGAACTCCTCGGAGCGCTCGTGCTGCGGGGCCACCCCGCCCTGGATCCCGTCGACCGGCGCACCCTCGAGCGGGCCGCGATGGTGACCTCCCTGCTGTTGCTCGCCCGCCGCTCCGCCGGTGAAGCCGAGCAACGGGTGCGCGGGGAACTGCTGGACGACCTGCTGGACGCACCGGGACGCGACCCCCGCCTGCTGCGCGAGCGCGCCGCGCGTCTCCGGGCCGATCTGGACGCCCCGCACGTCGTGCTGGCCGCCCGGATCGACGCCCCGCCGGGCACGGGCGGCAGCGACCGCGCCACCGCCGACCGCCAGCGCCTGTGGTCCGCGGCCTCGCATCTGGCGGCCACCCGCCACGGGCTGGCGGCGACCCGTGACGGCGGCACGGTCCTCCTGCTGCCGCTGGGACCCGGTGACAGCGCGCCCGAGCTGGCCCGCCAGACCGCCAAGCACCTCGGCTCCACCCTCCGCGAGCCCGTCACCGTCGGCGCCTCGGCACCGGTCGAGGCGCCCGCCGGCGCACCCGGCTCGGTGCCGGCGGCCTACGCCGAGGCCCGGCGCTGCGTGGAGGCCCTGCGGCTGCTGGGCCGCTCCGGGGAAGGAGCCGCGGCACCGGACCTGGGGTTCCTCGGCCTCCTGCTCGCCGACACCGGGGACATCGAGGGCTTCGTCCACCGCACGATCGGCACGGTCGCCGACTACGACGAGCGCCGGGGCACCGACCTGGTGCGCACCCTCGACGCCTACTTCGCCAGCGGGATGAGCCCGGCCCGCACCAAGGACGAGCTGCACGTGCATGTGAACACGGTGGCCCAGCGGCTGGAACGCATAGGCAGACTCCTCGGCGAGGACTGGCAGTCGCCGGCCCGCGCCCTGGAGATCCAGCTGGCGCTGCGGCTGCACGCGATATCGGGGGCAGTGGCGCGCTGA
- a CDS encoding 3-hydroxybutyrate dehydrogenase, which translates to MTMNPGPAPHAVPSTGQPSVSLDLGGRTALVTGAAGGIGRACALRLAAAGAKVRAVDRDAEGLDALVAQAQDHGLAGVVEPLVLDLTDLGAAEDAAAGTDVLVNNAGLQLVRPIEEFPPDVFHTVLTVMLEAPFRLIRGALPHMYAQGWGRVVNLSSVHGLRASAFKSAYVAAKHGLEGLSKTAALEGAGHGVTSNCVNPGYVRTPLVEKQIADQAAAHGIPEERVLTEVLLKDSALKRLVEPEEVAEAVAYLCTPQASFVTGASLVLDGGWTAH; encoded by the coding sequence ATGACCATGAACCCGGGTCCCGCCCCCCACGCCGTTCCCTCCACCGGACAGCCGTCCGTCTCCCTCGACCTCGGCGGCCGTACCGCCCTGGTCACCGGGGCCGCGGGCGGGATCGGGCGCGCCTGCGCCCTGCGGCTCGCGGCGGCCGGAGCCAAGGTCAGGGCCGTCGACCGGGACGCGGAAGGGCTGGACGCGCTCGTCGCGCAGGCCCAGGACCACGGTCTCGCGGGCGTCGTGGAACCCCTCGTCCTGGACCTCACCGACCTCGGCGCCGCGGAGGACGCGGCGGCGGGCACCGACGTGCTCGTGAACAACGCGGGCCTGCAGCTCGTCCGTCCCATCGAGGAGTTCCCGCCGGACGTCTTCCACACCGTGCTCACCGTGATGCTCGAGGCCCCGTTCCGGCTGATCAGAGGAGCGCTCCCGCACATGTACGCCCAGGGGTGGGGACGCGTCGTCAACCTCTCCTCCGTGCACGGGCTCCGGGCCTCGGCTTTCAAGTCCGCCTATGTGGCCGCCAAACATGGGCTGGAGGGACTGTCCAAGACCGCGGCCCTGGAAGGTGCGGGCCACGGAGTCACCTCCAACTGTGTGAACCCCGGCTATGTGCGCACCCCCCTCGTCGAGAAGCAGATCGCGGACCAGGCCGCCGCCCACGGGATCCCGGAGGAGCGGGTGCTCACCGAGGTCCTGCTGAAGGACTCGGCCCTGAAGCGGCTCGTCGAACCGGAGGAGGTCGCGGAGGCGGTCGCGTACCTCTGCACCCCGCAGGCGTCCTTCGTCACCGGTGCCTCGCTCGTCCTGGACGGCGGCTGGACCGCGCACTGA
- a CDS encoding NUDIX hydrolase: MGIPDFIRDIRTTAGHQLLFLPGVSAVVLDDDGRVLLGRRADTGKWSIIGGIPEPGEQPATAAVREVYEETAVRCVPERVVLVQTLAQPVTYPNGDQCQFMDVCLRCRAVGGEARVNDEESLEVGWFPVDALPELQEFALFRIKQALTDGPTWFDATVTE, translated from the coding sequence ATGGGCATCCCCGATTTCATCCGCGACATCCGGACCACCGCCGGTCACCAGCTGCTCTTCCTGCCGGGGGTCAGCGCCGTGGTCCTCGACGACGACGGACGGGTGCTCCTGGGAAGACGCGCCGACACAGGCAAGTGGTCGATCATCGGCGGCATCCCCGAACCGGGTGAGCAGCCGGCGACGGCAGCGGTGCGGGAGGTGTACGAGGAGACCGCCGTGCGCTGCGTCCCCGAGCGCGTCGTGCTCGTGCAGACGCTCGCGCAGCCGGTGACCTACCCCAACGGCGACCAGTGCCAGTTCATGGACGTGTGCCTGCGCTGCCGGGCGGTCGGCGGTGAGGCACGCGTCAACGACGAGGAGTCGCTGGAGGTGGGGTGGTTCCCCGTCGACGCGCTGCCCGAACTCCAGGAGTTCGCGCTGTTCCGGATCAAGCAGGCGCTCACCGACGGACCGACGTGGTTCGACGCCACGGTGACTGAGTGA
- the lnt gene encoding apolipoprotein N-acyltransferase, whose protein sequence is MSATITPAGTRPPVPAPSDRAGRLLRRFARPAAAALSGVMLFLSFPPRPLWWLALPAFALLGRTLYGRRPRAAFGLGYLAGLGFLLPLLVWTGEEVGAVPWLALAAVEALFVAAAGVGIAAVSRLPLWPVWAAAVWVLGEGVRARVPFGGFPWGKIAFGQADGVFLPLAAVGGTPVLGFAVALCGFGLYETARRVRDHRRTGRLPRGPLAAAALTVLVPVTAALAALPLVDDSAEEGTATVAAIQGNVPRLGLDFNAQRRAVLDNHANRTEQLARDVAAGKVPKPDFVLWPENSSDLDPYRNSDARLVIDRAVGAIGAPTVIGAVLTPDTGPLRNTLITWDPDKGPVATYDKRHVQPFGEYIPMRPFVRLFSSDVDRVRRDFGPGDKVGVFDLAGTKVGLATCYEAAFDWAVRDTVTHGGRLISVPSNNATFGRSEMTYQQLAMSRVRAVEHSRAVVVPVTSGVSAIIRPDGTIVQQSRMFTPDALVAEVPLRSSLTPATRLGTLPEGVLAALALGALGWVARARAKERRAVAR, encoded by the coding sequence GTGAGCGCCACCATCACTCCCGCCGGTACCCGGCCGCCCGTACCCGCCCCCTCCGACCGGGCCGGCCGGCTGCTGCGGCGGTTCGCCAGGCCGGCCGCCGCCGCGCTGTCCGGGGTCATGCTGTTCCTGTCCTTCCCGCCGCGACCGCTGTGGTGGCTGGCGCTCCCCGCTTTCGCGCTGCTCGGCCGGACCCTGTACGGGCGGCGGCCGCGGGCCGCGTTCGGGCTCGGCTACCTCGCCGGCCTCGGCTTCCTGCTGCCGCTGCTCGTCTGGACGGGAGAGGAGGTCGGCGCCGTCCCGTGGCTGGCCCTGGCCGCCGTCGAGGCGCTGTTCGTCGCCGCGGCCGGCGTCGGCATCGCCGCCGTGTCCCGGCTGCCGTTGTGGCCCGTGTGGGCAGCCGCCGTATGGGTCCTCGGCGAGGGCGTGCGCGCGCGCGTCCCGTTCGGCGGATTCCCGTGGGGCAAGATCGCCTTCGGGCAGGCGGACGGTGTCTTCCTGCCGCTCGCAGCCGTGGGCGGCACCCCTGTGCTGGGCTTCGCGGTCGCGCTCTGCGGCTTCGGACTCTACGAGACGGCCCGTCGCGTCCGTGACCACCGCAGGACCGGCCGGCTCCCGCGAGGGCCGCTCGCCGCCGCGGCGCTCACCGTCCTGGTGCCCGTCACCGCGGCCCTCGCCGCGCTGCCCCTCGTCGACGACTCCGCCGAGGAGGGCACGGCGACCGTCGCGGCCATCCAGGGCAATGTGCCGAGGCTCGGCCTCGACTTCAACGCACAGCGGCGCGCCGTCCTCGACAACCACGCCAACCGCACCGAGCAGCTCGCCCGCGACGTGGCCGCGGGCAAGGTGCCGAAGCCGGACTTCGTGCTCTGGCCGGAGAACTCCTCGGACCTCGACCCCTACCGCAACAGCGACGCACGGCTCGTCATCGACCGGGCCGTCGGCGCCATCGGGGCACCGACCGTGATCGGGGCCGTCCTCACCCCCGACACCGGGCCGCTGCGCAACACCCTGATCACCTGGGACCCCGACAAGGGGCCCGTGGCCACCTACGACAAGCGCCACGTCCAGCCGTTCGGCGAGTACATCCCGATGCGGCCGTTCGTGCGCCTCTTCAGTTCCGACGTGGACCGGGTGCGCCGCGACTTCGGCCCCGGCGACAAGGTGGGCGTCTTCGACCTGGCCGGAACCAAGGTCGGCCTCGCCACCTGCTACGAGGCGGCCTTCGACTGGGCGGTGCGGGACACCGTCACCCACGGTGGCCGGCTGATCTCCGTACCCAGCAACAACGCGACCTTCGGCCGCAGCGAGATGACCTACCAGCAGCTGGCGATGTCCCGGGTGCGTGCGGTCGAGCACAGCAGGGCCGTCGTCGTGCCCGTCACCAGCGGTGTCAGCGCGATCATCCGCCCCGACGGGACGATCGTCCAGCAGTCCCGGATGTTCACCCCGGACGCCCTGGTCGCCGAGGTGCCGCTGCGCTCCTCCCTGACCCCCGCGACCCGCCTGGGCACCCTGCCCGAGGGCGTCCTCGCGGCCCTCGCGCTCGGAGCCCTCGGCTGGGTGGCCCGCGCCCGTGCGAAGGAGCGCCGGGCCGTAGCCCGTTAG
- a CDS encoding glutamate racemase — translation MKIALMDSGIGLLAAAAAVRRLRPDADLVLSSDPDGMPWGPRTPDDVTERALTVAAAAAAHRPDALIVACNTASVHALPALRAALEPGLPVVGTVPAIKPAAAGGGRVAIWATPATTGSPYQRRLIADFADGAQVTEVPCPGLADAVQGADAGAVARAVAAAAALTPSDVRAVVLGCTHYELVAEQIRAAVAEGRAEGLPPVVLHGSAGAVAAQALRRLGARPAPSAAPDGGLTVLLSGRESELPAAARAYAEGKLLEAVKRVTPAH, via the coding sequence GTGAAGATCGCGCTCATGGACTCCGGAATCGGCCTCCTCGCGGCGGCCGCCGCGGTGCGCCGGCTGCGGCCCGACGCGGATCTCGTCCTCTCCTCCGACCCCGACGGCATGCCCTGGGGCCCGCGCACTCCCGACGACGTCACCGAGCGCGCCCTCACCGTCGCCGCGGCAGCGGCCGCCCACCGCCCCGACGCGCTGATCGTCGCCTGCAACACCGCTTCCGTCCACGCCCTGCCCGCGCTGCGCGCCGCACTGGAGCCCGGCCTCCCGGTCGTCGGCACGGTACCGGCGATCAAGCCCGCGGCCGCCGGCGGCGGCCGCGTCGCCATCTGGGCCACCCCGGCCACCACCGGCAGCCCCTACCAGCGCAGGCTCATAGCGGACTTCGCCGACGGAGCCCAGGTCACCGAGGTGCCGTGCCCGGGCCTCGCCGACGCCGTGCAAGGGGCGGACGCGGGGGCCGTGGCCCGCGCCGTGGCCGCCGCGGCCGCACTCACCCCTTCGGACGTACGCGCCGTGGTCCTCGGCTGCACCCACTACGAGCTCGTCGCCGAACAGATTCGCGCCGCCGTCGCGGAGGGCCGCGCGGAAGGACTCCCGCCGGTCGTCCTGCACGGCTCCGCCGGGGCCGTCGCCGCCCAGGCGCTGCGGCGCCTCGGTGCACGTCCCGCGCCGTCGGCCGCACCCGACGGCGGGCTGACGGTACTGCTCAGCGGCCGTGAGTCGGAGCTTCCCGCGGCGGCCCGCGCGTACGCCGAGGGCAAGCTGCTCGAAGCGGTGAAACGGGTCACGCCCGCACACTGA